The Xanthomonas sontii genome contains a region encoding:
- a CDS encoding efflux RND transporter permease subunit has protein sequence MPQFFIERPVFAWVIALFIVLFGTLAIGQLPVARYPSVAPPSVSLIASYPGATPQTLNDSVVSLVERELSGVKNLLYFESTVDTSGSAQITATFKPGTNAELAQVDVQNRIKAVEPRLPQAVRQNGLQVESAASGFLMLVGLTSPDGRYDEVALNDYLARNIVQELRRIDGVGRVQLFGAEQAMRVWVDPDKLVAYGMTMTELAQAIEQQNAQIAPGRLGDEPTVRGQRLTVPLTVAGQLTTPAQFAAIVLRADSGGARVTLGDVARVELGAQSYGFSNREDGAPATSAAIQLSPGANAVRTAQAVKARLAELAASMPTGMRYSIPFDTAPFVKLSIKQVVKTLLEAMVLVFLVMYLFLQNVRYTLIPAIVAPIALLGTFAVMLLAGFSINVLTMFGMVLAIGIIVDDAIVVVENVERIMASEGLPPREATTKAMREITGAVVGITLVLTAVFIPMAFASGSVGVIYQQFTLAMAVSILFSAFLALTLTPALCATLLRPIAPGHHAKRGFFGAFNRGFERLTGSYAARVARLLRRSARVLAVFAVLCVALAFAMRVLPSAFLPEEDQGYFMTSIQLPTDATSERTLAVVEAFERHVATRPALASNLVILGFSFSGSGTNAAMAFTMLKDWDQRDGATSSDEADRVQQAMADLPEGTVMSLLPPAIDELGTSSGFTLYLQDRGNRGEAALMAAQAKLLQLAADSKVVSGVYQDGLPPGKSIRLEIDRQHAEAMGLPFSAISNTLSAAMGSLYVNDFPNAGRMQQVILQADAASRMQLDDVLGLRVRSTEGGMVPLREVVTATWTDAPQQLARFQGFPAVRITGGAAPGVSSGAAMAEMERLAAQLPQGFAVAWTGQSLQERQSAAQAPLLMLLSALVVFLVLAALYESWTIPLSVMLVVPLGLLGAVAAVMLRGLPNDVFFKVGLITIIGLSAKNAILIVEFARQLHRDGQGLLEAATNAARLRLRPILMTSLAFALGVVPLMLASGASAETQHAIGTGVFGGMVSGTVLAIFFVPAFFVCVVGLQERVARWRARRGGGASAEN, from the coding sequence ATGCCACAGTTCTTCATCGAACGCCCGGTCTTCGCCTGGGTGATCGCGCTGTTCATCGTGCTGTTCGGCACCCTGGCCATCGGCCAGCTGCCGGTGGCGCGCTATCCCTCGGTGGCGCCGCCCTCGGTGTCGCTGATCGCGTCCTACCCCGGCGCCACGCCGCAGACCCTCAACGATTCGGTGGTGAGCCTGGTCGAGCGCGAGCTGTCGGGGGTCAAGAACCTGCTGTACTTCGAGTCCACGGTGGACACCTCGGGCAGCGCGCAGATCACCGCCACCTTCAAGCCCGGCACCAATGCGGAGCTGGCGCAGGTGGACGTGCAGAACCGCATCAAGGCGGTGGAGCCGCGCCTGCCGCAGGCGGTGCGGCAGAACGGCCTGCAGGTGGAATCGGCCGCGTCCGGCTTCCTGATGCTGGTCGGCCTGACCTCGCCGGACGGCCGCTACGACGAGGTGGCGCTCAACGACTACCTGGCCCGCAACATCGTGCAGGAACTGCGGCGCATCGACGGCGTCGGCCGCGTGCAACTGTTCGGCGCCGAGCAGGCCATGCGCGTGTGGGTGGACCCGGACAAGCTCGTCGCCTACGGCATGACCATGACCGAACTGGCACAGGCGATCGAACAGCAGAACGCGCAGATCGCGCCTGGCCGCCTCGGCGACGAGCCGACCGTGCGCGGACAACGCCTGACCGTGCCGCTGACCGTGGCCGGACAACTGACCACGCCCGCGCAGTTCGCCGCCATCGTGCTGCGTGCCGACAGCGGCGGCGCGCGGGTGACCCTGGGCGACGTGGCGCGGGTGGAGCTGGGCGCACAATCCTATGGCTTCTCCAACCGCGAGGACGGCGCTCCCGCCACCAGCGCGGCGATCCAGCTCTCGCCCGGCGCCAATGCGGTGCGCACTGCGCAGGCGGTGAAGGCACGGCTGGCGGAACTGGCCGCGAGCATGCCGACCGGCATGCGCTATTCGATCCCGTTCGACACCGCGCCGTTCGTGAAGCTCTCGATCAAGCAGGTGGTCAAGACCCTGCTCGAAGCGATGGTGCTGGTGTTCCTGGTGATGTACCTGTTCCTGCAGAACGTGCGCTACACGCTGATCCCGGCCATCGTCGCGCCGATCGCACTGCTGGGCACCTTCGCGGTGATGCTGCTGGCCGGTTTCTCGATCAACGTGCTGACCATGTTCGGCATGGTGCTGGCGATCGGCATCATCGTCGACGACGCCATCGTGGTGGTGGAGAACGTCGAGCGGATCATGGCCAGCGAAGGCCTGCCGCCGCGGGAAGCCACGACCAAGGCGATGCGCGAGATCACCGGCGCGGTGGTCGGCATCACCCTGGTGCTGACCGCGGTGTTCATCCCCATGGCCTTCGCCAGCGGCTCGGTGGGCGTGATCTACCAGCAGTTCACCCTGGCGATGGCGGTGTCGATCCTGTTCTCGGCGTTCCTGGCGCTGACCCTGACCCCGGCGCTGTGCGCCACCCTGCTGCGCCCGATCGCGCCCGGCCATCACGCCAAACGCGGGTTCTTCGGCGCATTCAACCGCGGCTTCGAGCGCCTGACCGGCAGCTATGCCGCACGCGTGGCGCGGCTGCTGCGGCGCAGCGCGCGTGTGCTGGCGGTGTTCGCGGTCCTGTGCGTTGCGCTGGCCTTCGCCATGCGCGTGCTGCCCTCGGCGTTCCTGCCGGAAGAGGACCAGGGCTACTTCATGACCTCGATCCAGTTGCCCACCGATGCCACCAGCGAGCGCACGCTGGCGGTGGTCGAGGCGTTCGAGCGGCACGTCGCCACGCGCCCGGCGCTGGCCTCCAACCTGGTGATCCTGGGTTTCAGCTTTTCCGGCTCGGGCACCAACGCGGCCATGGCCTTCACCATGCTCAAGGACTGGGACCAGCGCGACGGCGCCACCTCCAGCGACGAAGCCGACCGCGTGCAGCAGGCCATGGCCGACCTGCCCGAGGGCACGGTGATGAGCCTGCTGCCGCCGGCCATCGACGAGCTCGGCACCTCTTCCGGCTTCACCCTGTACCTGCAGGACCGCGGCAACCGCGGCGAGGCCGCGCTGATGGCGGCGCAGGCGAAGCTGCTGCAACTGGCCGCGGACAGCAAGGTGGTCAGCGGCGTGTATCAGGACGGCCTGCCGCCGGGCAAGAGCATCCGCCTGGAGATCGACCGCCAGCATGCCGAAGCCATGGGCCTGCCGTTCTCCGCGATCAGCAACACCTTGTCGGCGGCAATGGGCTCGCTGTACGTCAACGACTTCCCCAATGCCGGGCGCATGCAGCAGGTGATCCTGCAGGCCGACGCCGCGTCGCGCATGCAACTGGACGACGTGCTGGGCCTGCGCGTGCGCAGCACCGAGGGCGGCATGGTGCCCCTGCGCGAAGTGGTGACCGCCACCTGGACCGACGCGCCGCAGCAGCTGGCGCGCTTCCAGGGCTTCCCGGCCGTGCGCATCACCGGCGGCGCCGCGCCTGGCGTGTCCAGCGGCGCGGCCATGGCCGAGATGGAACGGCTGGCCGCGCAACTGCCGCAGGGCTTCGCCGTGGCCTGGACCGGGCAATCGCTGCAGGAGCGGCAGTCGGCCGCGCAGGCGCCGCTGCTCATGCTGCTGTCGGCGCTGGTGGTGTTCCTGGTGCTGGCGGCGCTGTACGAGAGCTGGACGATCCCGCTGTCGGTGATGCTGGTAGTCCCATTGGGCCTTCTAGGCGCGGTGGCCGCGGTAATGCTGCGCGGCCTGCCCAACGACGTGTTCTTCAAGGTCGGCCTGATCACCATCATCGGCCTGTCGGCGAAGAACGCCATCCTGATCGTCGAGTTCGCCCGGCAACTGCACCGCGACGGCCAGGGCCTGCTCGAGGCGGCGACCAACGCCGCACGCCTGCGCCTGCGCCCGATCCTGATGACCTCGCTGGCCTTCGCCCTGGGCGTGGTGCCGCTGATGCTGGCCAGCGGCGCCAGCGCCGAGACCCAGCACGCCATCGGCACCGGCGTGTTCGGCGGCATGGTCAGTGGCACGGTGCTGGCGATCTTCTTCGTGCCGGCATTCTTCGTCTGCGTGGTGGGACTGCAGGAGCGGGTGGCGCGCTGGCGTGCGCGACGCGGCGGGGGTGCGTCTGCCGAGAACTAA
- a CDS encoding response regulator — protein sequence MSVSSPGAAVPASAPLVLIAEDESEIAEILSAYLARSGLRSAHAADGRAALDLHLALDPDLILLDVQLPAADGWKVLAELRHRGETPVIMLTALDQDIDKLMGLRLGADDYVVKPFNPAEVVARVQAVLRRIRGNGAEEARSLRVGAFHVDLDQHEASVRVGEQRHTLDLTLTEFKLLVRLMRAPKRVFSRAELLDACLPEGDTQERTIDSHMSKLRKKLEALGVQGTPASVRGVGYRFGSGA from the coding sequence ATGTCCGTTTCCTCTCCGGGCGCCGCCGTGCCCGCGTCCGCGCCGCTGGTCCTGATCGCCGAAGACGAGAGCGAGATCGCCGAGATCCTCAGCGCCTACCTGGCGCGCAGCGGGCTGCGCAGCGCCCACGCCGCCGATGGCCGCGCCGCGCTGGACCTGCACCTGGCGCTGGATCCGGATCTGATCCTGCTGGATGTGCAACTGCCGGCGGCGGATGGCTGGAAGGTGCTTGCCGAACTGCGCCACCGGGGCGAGACCCCGGTGATCATGCTCACCGCGCTGGACCAGGACATCGACAAGCTGATGGGCCTGCGCCTGGGCGCCGACGACTACGTGGTCAAGCCGTTCAACCCGGCCGAGGTGGTGGCGCGGGTGCAGGCGGTGCTGCGGCGCATCCGCGGCAATGGCGCCGAGGAGGCGCGCAGCCTGCGCGTGGGCGCCTTCCATGTCGATCTGGACCAGCACGAGGCCAGCGTGCGCGTGGGCGAGCAGCGGCACACGCTGGACCTCACGCTCACCGAGTTCAAGCTGCTGGTGCGGCTGATGCGCGCGCCGAAGCGGGTGTTCAGCCGCGCCGAACTGCTCGACGCCTGCCTGCCGGAAGGCGACACCCAGGAGCGCACCATCGACAGCCACATGAGCAAGCTGCGCAAGAAGCTGGAGGCGCTGGGCGTGCAGGGCACGCCGGCCAGCGTGCGCGGCGTCGGCTACCGGTTCGGATCCGGCGCATGA
- a CDS encoding efflux RND transporter periplasmic adaptor subunit: MRGFGVRRIRGGSDEARGMGMRQQVRTLGLGGALALALAGCGGGAQPQAVAAPVQVTAVTLHPASMTVSVDLPGRVAALRSAQIRPQVGGIVQRRFFEQGADVRRGDALFQINPAPFKADMDTAAAALHRAEAAQVLADVQHARLQRLVESGMVSRQMYDDAASQRSQAAAAVAEAKATLSRRRLDLAFATVDAPIDGRIDQALLTEGALVSPSDSAPMAVIQQIDQVYVDVRQSASDLDPLDPAARAQATGDDGLPAQILDRSGTPSGLSGRVLFSGINVDAGTGDVLLRILVDNPQRRLLPGMYVRARVPRAHYAQALRVPQQAVTHVGKRAQVWVLDANAQVRSATVQLGELVQGHYRVVAGLQPGQQVVVEGIDRLSAGARVKARAWQPPVVATAAAD; this comes from the coding sequence ATGCGCGGCTTTGGCGTCCGCCGCATCCGCGGCGGCAGCGACGAGGCACGAGGCATGGGCATGCGGCAACAGGTACGGACTCTGGGACTCGGCGGCGCGCTGGCGTTGGCCCTGGCGGGCTGCGGCGGCGGCGCGCAGCCGCAAGCGGTGGCCGCGCCGGTACAGGTCACCGCGGTGACCCTGCACCCTGCGTCGATGACGGTGAGCGTGGACCTGCCCGGCCGCGTGGCCGCGCTGCGCAGCGCGCAGATCCGCCCACAGGTCGGCGGCATCGTGCAGCGTCGCTTCTTCGAGCAGGGCGCCGATGTGCGGCGCGGCGACGCGCTGTTCCAGATCAACCCGGCACCGTTCAAGGCCGACATGGACACCGCCGCGGCCGCACTGCACCGTGCCGAGGCCGCGCAGGTGCTGGCCGACGTGCAGCATGCCCGGCTACAGCGGCTGGTCGAATCCGGCATGGTCAGCCGGCAGATGTACGACGACGCCGCCTCGCAGCGCAGCCAGGCCGCCGCGGCGGTCGCCGAGGCCAAGGCGACGCTGTCGCGGCGGCGCCTGGACCTGGCCTTCGCCACCGTCGACGCGCCGATCGACGGCCGCATCGACCAGGCACTGCTCACCGAGGGTGCGCTGGTCTCGCCCAGCGACAGCGCGCCGATGGCGGTGATCCAGCAGATCGACCAGGTCTACGTCGACGTGCGCCAGTCCGCCAGCGACCTGGATCCGCTGGATCCGGCCGCGCGCGCGCAGGCCACCGGCGACGACGGCCTGCCGGCGCAGATCCTCGACCGCAGCGGCACGCCCTCGGGACTGAGCGGGCGCGTGCTGTTCTCCGGCATCAACGTCGATGCCGGCACCGGCGATGTGCTGCTGCGCATCCTCGTCGACAACCCGCAGCGGCGCCTGTTGCCCGGCATGTACGTGCGGGCGCGGGTGCCGCGCGCCCACTACGCGCAGGCGCTGCGCGTGCCGCAGCAGGCGGTCACCCATGTCGGCAAGCGCGCGCAGGTGTGGGTGCTGGACGCCAATGCGCAGGTGCGCAGCGCGACGGTGCAGCTGGGCGAACTGGTGCAGGGGCACTACCGTGTCGTCGCCGGCCTGCAACCCGGGCAGCAGGTGGTGGTCGAAGGCATCGACCGGCTCAGCGCCGGCGCCCGGGTGAAGGCGCGTGCGTGGCAGCCGCCGGTGGTCGCCACCGCCGCCGCGGACTGA
- a CDS encoding ATP-binding protein, translating into MSRAPGLRRQVILSLGALALWIILLSVVGSYVFYALAAAYQPSSISDTWVPSRVEMMWIGATAALAVAIAVAVAVRLSRRILTPLNSVAHSLREVAQGNLHARASMDAHALGETAQLVRDFNAMADRLQAMTRERAFWNAAVAHELRTPVTILRGRLQGLAEGVFAPDVAAFESLLRQVEGLNRLIEDLRVLSLTDSGHLELQPAPADLAREVEAVLHAFGASLDARGLVLEPVLALRTPVLCDAVRIRQALMALLENAQHYAEPGPLRVGVQADAGQCVLFVEDTGPGIAPQIAARVFDAFRRGDPSRSRKSGGSGLGLAVVKAIAVAHGGDALCLPAGSGTRFEVRWPLVSLEASGTSQSRTSPSRHAM; encoded by the coding sequence ATGAGCCGCGCCCCCGGGCTGCGCCGCCAGGTCATCCTGTCGCTGGGCGCGCTGGCGCTGTGGATCATCCTGCTGTCGGTGGTCGGCTCCTACGTGTTCTACGCGCTGGCGGCGGCCTACCAGCCCAGCAGCATCTCCGACACCTGGGTGCCGTCGCGGGTGGAGATGATGTGGATCGGCGCCACCGCCGCACTGGCCGTGGCGATCGCGGTGGCGGTGGCGGTGCGGCTGTCGCGGCGCATCCTTACCCCGTTGAACTCGGTGGCGCACAGCCTGCGCGAAGTCGCCCAGGGCAACTTGCACGCACGCGCGAGCATGGATGCGCATGCGCTGGGCGAGACCGCGCAGCTGGTGCGCGACTTCAACGCCATGGCCGACCGCCTGCAGGCGATGACCCGCGAGCGCGCATTCTGGAATGCCGCCGTCGCCCACGAACTGCGCACGCCGGTGACGATCCTGCGCGGGCGCCTGCAGGGCTTGGCCGAGGGCGTGTTCGCGCCGGACGTGGCGGCGTTCGAGAGCCTGTTGCGGCAGGTGGAAGGCCTGAACCGGCTGATCGAGGACCTGCGCGTGCTCAGCCTCACCGACAGCGGGCACCTGGAGTTGCAGCCGGCGCCGGCCGACCTGGCGCGGGAAGTGGAGGCCGTGCTGCATGCCTTCGGTGCCAGCCTGGACGCGCGCGGGCTGGTGCTGGAACCCGTGCTGGCGCTGCGCACGCCGGTGCTGTGCGATGCGGTGCGCATCCGCCAGGCGCTGATGGCCTTGCTCGAAAACGCGCAGCACTATGCCGAGCCGGGCCCGCTGCGGGTGGGCGTGCAGGCGGACGCCGGCCAATGCGTGCTGTTCGTGGAAGACACCGGCCCCGGCATCGCGCCCCAGATCGCCGCGCGGGTGTTCGATGCGTTCCGCCGCGGCGATCCGTCGCGTTCGCGCAAGAGCGGCGGCAGCGGCCTGGGCCTGGCGGTGGTCAAGGCCATTGCCGTGGCGCATGGCGGCGATGCGCTGTGTCTGCCGGCCGGCAGCGGGACACGATTCGAAGTGCGCTGGCCGCTGGTCTCGTTGGAGGCCAGCGGTACTTCCCAGTCGCGGACATCGCCGAGCCGGCACGCTATGTGA